In Babylonia areolata isolate BAREFJ2019XMU chromosome 19, ASM4173473v1, whole genome shotgun sequence, a single window of DNA contains:
- the LOC143293739 gene encoding DDRGK domain-containing protein 1-like yields the protein MAAIEPFTAYMVTAAVIGLVVLVVTLISKFQSGKDGEQRQRAGAQPPPAARAAEGPPGARRRRRMRVRQDDSDDDDQMDEEDVLSQVEQPEGKIGAKKLRKLQEKAERKAAREEMEREREDRKKREKETEERRKKQEEIDKKEEAARAEEERKLKEEQERQEHEEYLKMKEAFTVEEEGENEAEADLSSESLLQEFINYIKDTKVVMLEDLAGHFKLKTQDVIQRVQDLQASGDLTGVIDDRGKFIYITMEELESVAKYMRQHGRVSISELAESSNRLITLDPDSRRMQAAAESVIEELAVA from the exons ATGGCGGCTATTGAGCCTTTCACGGCCTATATGGTAACAGCTGCTGTGATCGGCTTGGTAGTTCTCGTTGTTACTCTCATCAGCAAATTCCAGTCAG GTAAAGATGGGGAGCAAAGACAAAGGGCGGGGGCAcagccaccaccagcagcaaggGCAGCAGAAGGACCCCCCGGTGCTAGAAGACGCCGCCGGATGAGAGTACGCCAAGACGATTCAG atgatgatgatcagatgGATGAGGAAGATGTCTTGAGCCAGGTGGAGCAGCCAGAAGGGAAGATTGGTGCCAAAAAGTTGAGGAAGCTGCAAGAAAAGGCAGAACGCAAAGCTGCCAGAGAG GAGATGGAACGTGAGCGTGAGGATCGCAAGAAacgagagaaggaaacagaggaACGacgaaagaaacaagaagaaattgACAAGAAGGAAGAGGCTGCAAGG GCGGAGGAGGAGCGTAAACTGAAAGAAGAACAGGAGCGCCAGGAGCATGAGGAGTACCTGAAGATGAAGGAGGCCTttacagtggaggaggagggggagaatgaggcCGAGGCTGATCTCAGT tCAGAGTCTTTGTTACAAGAGTTCATCAACTATATCAAGGACACCAAGGTGGTGATGCTGGAAGATTTAGCAGGACACTTCAAACTGAAAACACAG GATGTGATCCAGCGAGTGCAAGACCTCCAAGCGAGCGGCGACCTGACAGGCGTGATCGACGATCGAGGCAAGTTCATCTACATCACCATGGAGGAGCTGGAGTCTGTGGCCAAGTACATGCGTCAGCACGGTCGCGTGTCAATCTCGGAGCTGGCCGAGTCTAGTAACCGCCTGATCACGCTGGATCCGGACAGCCGACGCATGCAGGCAGCGGCTGAGAGCGTGATCGAGGAGCTGGCTGTGGCATGA
- the LOC143294324 gene encoding uncharacterized protein LOC143294324, protein MMTDPVVSSKYGKRPLLDMPALHVDSDTRLEISSLQPRVRPPEFGSMPSMIYSPEGIGQVNPQPLTAPAALPSMPQGLAPSGGNFYAPQPAAPAMYPQPAYHHPPSMVPQMMGGPSIPTMQPQPMYPAMQPPYQAPGYYHGAAGAPGGGVVPIVPPPRTPIPHNFHVEGVLQYGQLTTIHFRDKTNDFRGIPEYLRQELLKTYGRYPVTDIRIVAINGQFHIYASPRKGEDSDEFVEYDDGPGTPHNRLVGFNEVRGQPRDLLQRNNRVQY, encoded by the exons ATGATGACGGATCCTGTGGTATCCTCCAAGTACGGCAAGCGGCCTCTGCTGGACATGCCGGCACTGCACGTGGACTCCGACACCAGGCTGGAGATCAGCAGTCTGCAGCCCAGGGTTAGACCGCCAGAGTTCGGATCCATGCCCTCCATGATTTACAG CCCTGAGGGTATAGGGCAGGTCAACCCTCAACCACTGACTGCCCCTGCTGCTCTCCCTTCCATGCCGCAGGGCTTGGCGCCCTCTGGTGGAAACTTTTACGCCCCCCAGCCCGCCGCTCCGGCCATGTACCCCCAGCccgcctaccaccaccccccctccatggTGCCACAGATGATGGGCggcccctccatccccaccatgCAGCCTCAGCCCATGTACCCCGCCATGCAGCCCCCTTACCAGGCACCCGGGTATTATCATGGTGCGGCAGGAGCGCCAGGAGGAGGAGTCGTGCCCAttgtcccccctccccgcaccccgaTCCCCCACAACTTCCACGTGGAGGGGGTGCTTCAGTACGGGCAGCTCACCACCATCCACTTCCGCGACAAGACCAACGACTTCCGAGGCATCCCGGAGTACCTCCGCCAGGAGCTGTTGAAGACCTACGGGCGGTACCCGGTGACGGACATTCGCATCGTGGCCATCAACGGCCAGTTCCACATCTACGCCTCGCCCCGGAAAGGGGAGGACTCCGACGAGTTCGTTGAGTACGACGACGGTCCCGGCACTCCGCATAACCGCCTGGTGGGCTTCAACGAAGTCCGGGGGCAGCCTAGAGACTTGCTTCAGCGCAACAACCGAGTTCAGTATTGA